In the Clostridium beijerinckii genome, one interval contains:
- a CDS encoding cyclic lactone autoinducer peptide, with amino-acid sequence MKNRILMSIATLATVIASIMATSACYWGHYQPEEPKCLRED; translated from the coding sequence ATGAAAAATAGAATTTTAATGAGTATAGCAACATTAGCAACTGTTATTGCTTCAATAATGGCAACTTCAGCTTGTTATTGGGGACATTATCAGCCAGAAGAGCCAAAATGCTTAAGAGAAGATTAA
- a CDS encoding accessory gene regulator ArgB-like protein has product MLKIGSVCTKISNYIAKELNFDDDKKSVINYGIFAFIHMGISIALVMVFGLIFNVTIEALIVSFTMSLLRKSSGGSHSGSPERCAVIGTASSIGIALICKYINISLNVAVLSGCIIFAWSYYIVNKLAPVDSLVKPIKSIEKRIRFRKISINILNIYLIIVISNILFYMNVGDFRLLNYSLCIYMGVLWQVFSLTKSGHFVLGKLG; this is encoded by the coding sequence ATGTTAAAGATAGGAAGTGTATGTACTAAAATTTCTAATTATATTGCCAAAGAATTAAATTTTGATGATGATAAAAAATCAGTAATAAATTATGGGATATTTGCATTTATTCATATGGGAATTTCCATAGCTTTAGTTATGGTGTTTGGATTGATCTTTAATGTGACTATTGAAGCACTCATAGTATCATTTACTATGAGTTTATTAAGAAAAAGTTCAGGGGGATCCCATTCAGGGTCTCCTGAACGATGTGCGGTCATAGGTACGGCCTCAAGCATCGGTATAGCGCTAATATGTAAATATATTAACATCAGTCTTAATGTAGCTGTATTGAGTGGATGCATTATTTTTGCATGGTCATATTATATTGTGAATAAGTTGGCACCTGTAGATAGTTTGGTAAAACCTATTAAAAGTATTGAAAAGAGAATAAGGTTTAGAAAAATCTCTATTAATATATTAAATATATATTTAATTATTGTAATAAGTAATATTTTATTCTATATGAATGTGGGGGATTTTAGATTATTGAACTATTCGCTATGTATTTATATGGGGGTATTATGGCAGGTTTTTTCTTTAACTAAAAGTGGACATTTTGTATTGGGAAAATTAGGTTAA